A genomic region of Magnolia sinica isolate HGM2019 chromosome 6, MsV1, whole genome shotgun sequence contains the following coding sequences:
- the LOC131247943 gene encoding cysteine and histidine-rich domain-containing protein RAR1, whose translation MEKDSAKFRCQRIGCDAMFTEDDNPEDSCRYHDSPIFHDGMKEWSCCKQRSHDFSLFLALPGCKTGKHTTEKPVTKAVSSQKKTMPGPIAANNQTDASKLDCSRCRQGFFCSDHGSHARVVNSKPLQPVVTPSESEACVQKIPPAPAKIIDLNAPQTCRNKGCGKTFKEKDNHDSACEYHPGPAIFHDRMRGWKCCDVHVKEFDEFMSIPPCTKGWHNADPVS comes from the exons ATGGAAAAGGACAGTGCGAAGTTCCGATGCCAGCGAATTGGCTGCGATGCCATGTTCACCGAAGACGACAACCCCGAAGACTCCTGCAGATACCACGATTCt CCTATATTTCATGATGGTATGAAAGAATGGAGCTGTTGCAAGCAAAGAAGTCATGATTTTAGCTTATTTTTAGCACTTCCAGG ATGTAAGACAGGCAAACATACAACTGAGAAACCAGTTACGAAGGCAGTTTCAAGCCAGAAAAAGACAATGCCAGGTCCAATTGCCGCAAACAATCAGACTGATGCATCGAAGCTGGATTGTTCGAGATGCCGACAAGGCTTCTTTTGCTCTGATCATG GTTCACATGCTAGAGTGGTAAATTCCAAGCCTTTGCAGCCAGTGGTGACACCTTCTGAGAGCGAAGCCTGTGTGCAGAAAATCCCTCCTGCGCCTGCCAAGATAATTGATCTGAATGCACCCCAGACTTGTAGAAATAAAGGATGTGGTAAAACGTTCAAAGAAAAGGATAACCACGACAGTGCGTGTGAGTACCATCCTGGCCCTGCCATTTTCCATGACAGGATGAGAGGG TGGAAATGTTGTGACGTACATGTGAAGGAGTTTGACGAGTTCATGAGCATACCGCCATGCACGAAGGGATGGCACAATGCGGATCCAGTGTCGTAA